In Candidatus Paceibacterota bacterium, a genomic segment contains:
- a CDS encoding transposase, producing the protein MSLRKTPFVSGEYYHLYNRGNSKQEIFHNMEDYWRFIVLLYVCNSENNFKMSLVKDSAKNDPYLWGRGSRIVSIGAYCLMPNHFHLLITEKESGGISKFIQKLSTAYVMYHNIKYERTGVLFEGKFKSEHLGSDQYLKYIFSYIHLNPLKLIQGDWKEVGIKNKKVALSYLDRYKYSSYSDFKGIERKENAILDREVYPNYFPTTNNFEREILDWINYKDQSE; encoded by the coding sequence ATGTCACTACGCAAAACACCTTTTGTTTCAGGCGAGTATTACCACTTATACAATAGAGGTAATAGTAAACAAGAAATATTTCATAATATGGAAGACTACTGGCGTTTTATAGTTCTTCTATACGTATGTAATTCGGAGAATAATTTTAAAATGTCTTTGGTTAAAGACAGTGCCAAGAATGACCCATATCTATGGGGAAGAGGAAGTCGGATTGTCTCTATTGGCGCGTATTGTTTAATGCCGAACCACTTCCATCTGCTGATTACCGAGAAAGAAAGTGGTGGGATAAGTAAATTTATACAGAAGTTATCCACGGCCTATGTCATGTATCACAATATTAAATATGAAAGGACTGGCGTACTTTTTGAAGGCAAATTCAAGTCGGAGCATCTTGGTAGTGATCAATATTTAAAGTACATCTTTTCGTACATCCATTTAAATCCACTTAAGTTAATACAAGGAGATTGGAAAGAAGTAGGAATCAAAAATAAAAAAGTAGCATTAAGTTATCTAGATAGGTATAAATACTCAAGCTATTCAGATTTTAAAGGCATTGAAAGAAAAGAGAATGCTATTCTAGATAGAGAAGTTTATCCGAATTACTTCCCAACAACTAATAATTTTGAAAGGGAAATACTCGACTGGATAAACTACAAAGATCAATCCGAATAA